From Nitratidesulfovibrio vulgaris str. Hildenborough, a single genomic window includes:
- a CDS encoding CoB--CoM heterodisulfide reductase iron-sulfur subunit A family protein: MSNSILVVGGGFSGLTAAIEAAEVGYEVFIVEKSPFLGGRVAQLNKYFPKLCPPSCGLEIQFQRIKKNPNIKFFTQAQVTAVKGEKGNYTVSVRIEPRHTVPNSADLSMLAGALEGEVENEFELGLAKRKPLYLSTPFAFPNRYVLDKNALSQADQLKVGASAFCDLNEGPREIELSVGSIVLATGWKPYDVTNLSNLGAGKIANCVSNMQLERLAAACGPTKGAITRPGDGKSPRKIAFVQCAGSRDQNHLNFCSYICCMASLKQALYVREQYPDAEVTVYYIDLRTPGRYDKFMRKVRADEKINLVKGKVAGVEEDTATGDVIVEVEDAVKGEKRKVRYDMVVLATGMQPSLAGQKLPFDVPVDEDGFIVGGEEKGIFAAGCAQKPLDVMRSAQSGTSAALKAIQTVRGR, translated from the coding sequence ATGTCGAACTCCATACTCGTCGTCGGAGGCGGATTCAGCGGGCTCACGGCCGCCATCGAAGCCGCTGAAGTCGGCTATGAAGTGTTCATCGTCGAGAAAAGTCCGTTTCTTGGAGGTCGGGTCGCCCAGCTGAACAAGTACTTCCCTAAACTCTGTCCCCCGTCCTGCGGCCTGGAAATCCAGTTCCAGCGCATCAAGAAGAACCCCAACATCAAGTTCTTCACGCAGGCGCAGGTGACAGCAGTGAAAGGGGAGAAGGGCAATTACACCGTCTCCGTCCGCATCGAACCCCGGCACACCGTTCCCAACAGCGCAGACCTCTCCATGCTTGCCGGTGCACTTGAAGGCGAGGTCGAAAACGAGTTCGAACTTGGCCTCGCAAAGCGCAAGCCCCTGTATCTGTCCACTCCCTTCGCCTTCCCCAATCGCTACGTTCTCGACAAGAACGCCCTTTCGCAGGCCGACCAGCTCAAGGTCGGCGCAAGTGCGTTCTGCGACCTGAACGAAGGGCCGCGCGAAATCGAGCTTTCCGTCGGGTCCATCGTGCTCGCCACAGGATGGAAGCCCTACGACGTGACCAATCTTTCGAATCTCGGTGCTGGCAAGATCGCCAACTGTGTGAGCAACATGCAGCTCGAGCGTCTTGCTGCCGCCTGTGGCCCCACCAAGGGCGCCATCACCCGCCCCGGTGACGGGAAGTCACCCAGGAAGATAGCCTTCGTTCAGTGTGCCGGTTCGCGTGACCAGAATCACCTGAACTTCTGCTCGTACATCTGCTGCATGGCCTCCCTGAAGCAGGCCCTGTACGTGCGAGAGCAGTACCCCGATGCCGAAGTCACCGTGTACTACATCGACCTGCGCACACCCGGGCGTTACGACAAGTTCATGCGCAAGGTGCGAGCCGACGAGAAGATCAACCTCGTGAAGGGCAAGGTCGCTGGCGTCGAAGAGGATACGGCAACCGGCGACGTCATCGTCGAGGTCGAGGATGCCGTCAAGGGCGAAAAGCGTAAGGTGCGCTACGACATGGTCGTCCTCGCTACCGGTATGCAGCCGAGCCTCGCGGGTCAGAAGCTGCCGTTCGATGTACCTGTCGATGAAGACGGCTTCATCGTCGGCGGCGAAGAGAAGGGCATCTTCGCGGCGGGCTGCGCCCAGAAGCCCCTTGATGTCATGCGCTCTGCCCAATCGGGCACCAGCGCCGCGCTCAAAGCGATTCAAACGGTGAGAGGGAGGTAG